A region of the Amphiprion ocellaris isolate individual 3 ecotype Okinawa chromosome 22, ASM2253959v1, whole genome shotgun sequence genome:
GCCCCAAAACGAGcccaaaaacatttcaattgACCTCAAACTCGATGCTGCACTTCCTCTAATGCTCAGCGACAAACCTGTTGAGTTTGAAGTGGACTGGACACAAAGTTGTCAAGatacatgaagacaacacacaTATAGAGACTTGATAGAGACACCTGGATAATAAGTTGGACTGGTCTAAAAATATTGACCTCATCTACAAATAGGGGCAGAGCCTCTTTTGCCtcattagacatctgcagtaagatgctgcagatgttttatcagtctgtggtaccaagtgtcctgttttatgctgcagtctgctggctGCCTCTTTATTTGAGCTCACAACTAAGTTCAGAAACTCTAAGTTGACTTAGCAAGTTGAAAACCAGTAACATGTGGCTGCTTAGCAATTGAAAAGATCAGATAAAACTGTATTAATattgaaatgaaaatcttgtgcaacatattgctcagaaaaatccAAAAGGCAAATGAAATGCATGgctgaaaaagtagaaaagcaataagacacacacacacacacacacacacacataggtgtgtgtaggtgtgtgtgtgtgtatgtgtgtgtatcctCCACCCTTTAAAACCTACTGCCAACTGTGCCTGCAATGTGAATTCCCACTGATCCTGTTTCCTGTCGAGCCTGATGAAAAACTCCCAAAATGACACAGCAACggttttgtgcgtgtgtgtgtgtgtgtgtgtgtgtgtgtgtgtgtgtgtgtgtgtgtgtgtgtgtgtgtgtgtgtgtgtgtgtgtggcgctGTATGTGATTTTCTGTGCTTTCTGACTAGTGTAATAAACCTGTCTCCGTGTGCATTTGCACTTGCCCATTTACATTATTGCACGGGGGGGCTGAACAAAACAGAAGTCTCTATGGCAAGCAGAAAATCACGCTCTTGTGCCCTCAGTGCTTATCTCCTTACAGCTCCTCTTTCTCATCTGCTGGGAAAAATGaatacagcagcagagaggccAAATGTGGTGAAGCTGCAAGCTGATAGGTTATGTGCATGATAAATGAACTTTGGCTAACCCAGACATAAGAGAATGGGAAATAAAAAGCATTCATACACCCTACCTGACAGTTTGTATAAGGCAGCTTTGTGCTTCACTTGCTGCTCATTAAAAGATTCCAACCGGACTCGAAATAGCAGCTCCGTTCAGCTGGACAATGACAAATAATAGGCCACTGTGCCTGATGCTAACAATTACTGGGACCAATTTTATAGTAATGAAACAACAGCTGTGCTTGAAGGAGCATTACTGGGCCCATTTATTAATTGAACACCATCATTTTGTTACTTCTatgtcttccttccttcctcctttcaTTGCTTTCTGTCTCTCCTTCCATTACTTCCTGCTGATGTAGAAGTTGGAAACCTGAATCATGCCGTTCTGCTTGTTGCTGTTGGGCAGAGAAACCAATGCTTGAGTGCAACAGCTCTACTCAGCAGCAAAAGGATTTTCACAACTGTGAATATCACAATCTTACAATATCATCTGAGGCTAGGGGGACCAGGCTGAGCTCTTAAATGGTCTGTGCTTCTTAGCCAACTGACATTGAGTGGCAGAAATGCTGGgccaaaaacaactaaagaagTGTTCACTACATCCAGAGTCATCACTGCAGGAAACATTCTAATAGTGTTCCTTGAGCTTAAAGTagttttgaatgtattttttctaaaattttcgTCCCTAtgtatactttttaaaatgcagttcaaGTTAACAGCTTTACTGTACGTGTTCAGCAGCCCAGCATGGACTGGATGTAATCATATAATGTGCTGAAATCCTGACATCAAACTCTGTAGGTGACCTGATAGCTGCAATCAGTGATAAAATAAATCGGGAAAATTTGAGAGGAATCgaataaaatctaaatgtagtttaaaaaataaataaaaggcaaCTGTGCTAAGAGTTTTTTAAGGCCCTTTGAGTTCAAACAAGCCCTCTCGCCTCTGATTTAGCACTTGCAGATATTATATGACCTTGATGAGTGAAAAAAggactaaaatacagtcttttaATGAGATCTGACTGAGGCCGAAATCAATGGGAGGTGATTCAAAGGTGGAAAGTAATTACgctttttggcaaaaaaaaaaaaaaaagtaaaaactggcTAGCGTGTCTGTTGGTGATGTATATAAAATAGCTTCATATTCCACTACTACAGCTGCTGTGAGAGCTTTTACATCTGAGGTCCATGCACAtattcacacactcacacacacaaaaatgaaaacctACACTTGTGGCTGCAGACTGCGGAGGAAGTTGTCAATGTGGTCCTGTGACATGTCCCCCTCTACCTGAGCCAGGTAAGTGTACAGTTTCGTAAAGGTAACGAATGGGATCCTTGCAGCACTGCCTTCCTCGTCCTCTGTCAGAATCTCACAGGCAAATTTCAGAGTACCCATCAGGTTCTGAGAAAGTGTATTTCGAGACACATGAGAATCAGTCTGaggaattttaaacaaaaaaaataacaaaaaagagacacacaaacacaaaagcatgCAATGAAGGACATCCCCACCCCATCTGAGCATTAGAAAAACTCTACAGATACATTTACATGCACATAGGCCAGCTAaagatagtaaaaaaaaaacaactgcccAGCCCAGCTAGAACAAGACTGCCCTCATGTGGTTAAAGTGGTCTACAGACTCATAGCAGCATCCGATCCAAAACTACTGACACTGAGCACATACTGATGTTAATGCTTAGCTGCATTTGCTTTTGCAGACACTAAGTCATCTCATGTAAAGTTCTTGATgcttaaaaaaatctctttgaTCTGTCTACTGCTCTATCTGCATCTTTAAAGCAAAATCATTGGCTTAACAGCTCGACAAAGATTCACATCATCTAAAAAGGATTTATCCTGTCATTCTCTACGGAGCTCCAGGATTCCGATGAAGAAGGATCATGGATGTCTGGATCTTGTCTCTAGGAGGCTGGAGTGTGAGATGAACAAACACTGGGCTGCTTGAGGATCTCCAGCTGTGCATGGTCTCACAGTAGGTTTTAATGCTCAAACGGAGTGGAATAAAGTGGCATTAGCATTTATATCTGGCCTTATGTAACATCTCACCCCTGCTAGAGCACTGCAGCCCAGGGCAAAAAACTCCATCCAGTCGATATCTGAGCCAAAGCTGCCTAGCGACAGCAGGGTCTTCAGCTGATCCATGGGTAGACACAGACCCTTCCATTTCTCCGCAAGTTCCTCCTTGCTGCAAATTTTCTTGGGGGCCAGCTGTGATTGGGTGTGGAAAGTAGGAGAAAGAACCAAGTTAGTCACTTCACCAGATGACTCCATCAAATCATGGCAAATTATTCTGTATTATCTGATTAAATTAACAGGAGTATTGAGACTGGAGGGTCTCACAGCTGTGCATACTTATGCACTCTTTTACTTATGGTAAGCCCTTATGTATAAGTTAATTTCCACTCCAAGCTGGTAGATTTGCTCGCAACATTAACACTAATGTGTATTTGTGGCCATTACATTGACACACTTTTCTTagattgtttttacattttctaatgCAAACACAGTTTAACATGTTGCAAAATTTTATAAACccaagacagacagagagcgGCATTTTTGCAAGGCCAGGACTGTGTCTTAAGTGTTGGCCTTTAAGGAAATATTAATAATTCGATTGTTTTTATGAATCCACACCAAGATGCCAGTAAATGCCCCAGGTGAGATAAAATAGGTTTTGCAATAATATGCAACTTTAATGATCCACATGGGGTCACAGCAACATTGCAAtattcagaaacacacagaaataataaGAGTAAGCAAAGACTGGATATTAAACTCAATGCAATTAATACTTACGCTCAGGAGAGCACATAAGGTAATCAATTACAGAATGTGGCCTTTACAGGAAATGTAAATTCAAAACAGTAAATCACATTAGAAAATTATGCAATACAGTTTatgcatttcatttcttttaccAGCAGCACTATAAAGAAAATGATTAAGTGATAAATTCTGCGGGTTTATGAGAGAGCACCTGTTTGTGGAGGGTCTTCAGTAGACCTGGAGTCAGCCCAGTGTCTGTCTTCTGGGTGGCAACATTCATCTCCAGCCTGTCCTTGACAGGTAGACATTCTCCTTTAGACAGCGCATTGAAGTATCTGGGAGAGGACACATTCACATTATTAGCACACATATATTATTAAAGACCATGCTTAGCTTTACCCTGCTTGTTATTCATCTCGCCTGTGTCCCAAACCTACCGTTCCAACAATGTGATAAAAGGAGACCATGTATAATGAATCATAAATTGGGTTTAGTCCAATTTAATGGCTTCTCATGAGTGCTGTATGCTGGATAAATCACCCCCCAAAGTCAATCATCATAAGCTGTGGTTTCGTTTGTGAAAAGTTTCCGAGTCATGCTGTCGCTTATCTTCCTCCAATAgttaaataatgttttgtaataAATTCAGAGGCAGTATGACTTTCAGGATCTCTGAGAGGCAACAGAGCCCGGTGTTACTTTAATAGCATATAAACACCTTTAAACCCAGGAGACACTtgaattgtttttgtgttttttgtggggttttttttttttgctttttttttacttcaccaTATGACTCACTTTATTGTTTATTGAGGATAGGCCAGCCCttggtggtaaaaaaaaaaaaaaacaacaaaaaaaaaaaaaactgaatatttcaatttcatccagcactttaattgtgttttttctttgttgagGAAAGTCTGATCGTTTAACCGCCATGGTAACATGGAATCCCCTGGGATCTAATTACAGCCAATCaatgcaaaaataagacatgtgCAGGTGAGAAGGGCCTGCCTTTTAATACAGCGATGTTGCCTGGAGACACTGTGGGCTCTGTTTATGCTATAGTTTGACAGAATAAGACTGGAATTAAACACAACCACATGTCTACCCAAACCACCGTTGACACAGATTAAAACTTACGCCGCAGACCACAGCAGAACATCCTTGGGCTGTGTTCGGATGGCTGCCTTGGTGAAGTTTTTGAGGATGTCTGGCAGCTGGGGAGGGATGTTGATTTGCTGGGCACAATAGAATGTCTCTGGAACAACCATGGCTGCAATATGAACATTGCAAATATAGTCCAATTAGAGGATGAAATGCAATAGAAAGGAGTTCcaagaggaaataaaaatgcGACAGCTCCCTGACTGCTAAAATGTCCCCACactgacaataataaaaaaaaatcattaacaaAAAATTCAGTTCTGGTTGCTGAGACCTAATTTAGCAACCCGATGCTACTGTCTCACCATGGAAGCTGGAAAGGAATATGGAGACCATGAAAACAACATGTTTCAAAGAGGCAAGATCAGAAAGCTGCAGGTACATTTCCTGGTAGTAGGCTGTTCCTCTATGATAAAAGGAGTCATGGGGAGAAGATCCCATTCGCACAGCAAGAGATATGGATACTATCAGAAATTTTAGGGAAtgagaaacagagaaataaaggaaaagGCTGTCAGTGTTAATGCCAGTGACTCTGGTGTTAACCACCTGAATTTTTGGGGCTAGAAGAAACGAATAAAGGAATAAATTTAAAGACAATGTGTTAGGTATAAGCTTAAGGGCAAAGTGGTAAACTGGTGTAACATGCAAAGATCTAACTAAGCCCTGACAATACCTGGGGTTAAAGCAGGCTCATCTGTTTTATACCTCAGGTATACTCTGGTCGAGTCCAGTTAATAccttgttttgatttttgttttttttcacacccTGATGATGCAACCTTATCTAGGACAATCACTTAAATGCCCTTGGAAAGTAGTCA
Encoded here:
- the ropn1l gene encoding ropporin-1-like protein isoform X2, translated to MVVPETFYCAQQINIPPQLPDILKNFTKAAIRTQPKDVLLWSAAYFNALSKGECLPVKDRLEMNVATQKTDTGLTPGLLKTLHKQLAPKKICSKEELAEKWKGLCLPMDQLKTLLSLGSFGSDIDWMEFFALGCSALAGNLMGTLKFACEILTEDEEGSAARIPFVTFTKLYTYLAQVEGDMSQDHIDNFLRSLQPQVNKQNGMIQVSNFYISRK
- the ropn1l gene encoding ropporin-1-like protein isoform X1, producing MVVPETFYCAQQINIPPQLPDILKNFTKAAIRTQPKDVLLWSAAYFNALSKGECLPVKDRLEMNVATQKTDTGLTPGLLKTLHKQLAPKKICSKEELAEKWKGLCLPMDQLKTLLSLGSFGSDIDWMEFFALGCSALAGNLMGTLKFACEILTEDEEGSAARIPFVTFTKLYTYLAQVEGDMSQDHIDNFLRSLQPQVELQHGMIKPLDFIHRDDMNSPPPSSSSVARAE